A single Spirochaetales bacterium DNA region contains:
- a CDS encoding F0F1 ATP synthase subunit C codes for MSDISLIGSISIIIAGLTIAIGSIGPALGEAKALAQALTSIAQQPDESQTITRTLFVGLAMIESTAIYCFVISIILIFANPFWNSVTGG; via the coding sequence ATGAGTGACATCTCTCTTATCGGTTCGATATCGATCATTATCGCGGGGTTGACCATCGCCATCGGTTCCATAGGGCCGGCCCTGGGGGAAGCGAAGGCATTGGCGCAGGCGCTTACGTCGATCGCCCAGCAGCCGGATGAATCACAAACCATTACCAGAACACTGTTCGTCGGACTGGCGATGATAGAATCCACCGCGATATATTGTTTCGTCATCTCGATCATTCTGATTTTCGCGAATCCGTTCTGGAACAGCGTCACGGGCGGTTGA
- a CDS encoding zf-TFIIB domain-containing protein — protein sequence MDDYSIIRDEYFYIKEKAFKDIGKLVNTDNTHPVREHEENVPEKRKKSEKNREASLDTNRTDFSEKKDRSRGLFCPMDSAEMKTLLLENIYIDYCPACYGIWLDFGELERLLQKRLDKTALFREKLLYKVHDKPERPLRCPLCDAELDKHRHYEAGITSDVCSVCGGVWLDSGEFAALYLEKRHEESAREILAGVLGRYVDIDA from the coding sequence ATGGACGATTATTCGATAATCAGGGATGAATATTTCTATATCAAGGAAAAAGCCTTCAAGGATATCGGTAAACTGGTCAATACCGACAACACGCATCCGGTGAGGGAGCACGAAGAAAATGTCCCTGAAAAACGGAAAAAATCGGAAAAAAACAGGGAAGCATCCCTCGACACGAACCGGACGGATTTTTCTGAGAAGAAAGACCGATCCAGAGGATTATTCTGTCCGATGGACTCGGCCGAGATGAAAACACTCCTCCTTGAAAATATTTACATCGATTACTGCCCCGCATGTTATGGCATATGGCTTGATTTCGGCGAACTGGAACGGCTGTTGCAGAAACGGCTCGACAAAACAGCGCTTTTCAGGGAAAAATTATTATACAAGGTTCACGACAAACCGGAACGCCCGCTCAGGTGTCCGCTATGTGACGCTGAACTCGACAAACACAGGCATTACGAGGCCGGTATCACAAGCGATGTCTGTTCGGTATGCGGCGGCGTGTGGCTGGACAGCGGCGAGTTCGCGGCCCTCTATCTCGAAAAGCGGCATGAAGAGTCCGCCCGGGAAATTCTTGCCGGTGTACTCGGACGTTATGTCGATATCGATGCGTAG
- a CDS encoding ATP synthase subunit I, with amino-acid sequence MSIMNMFVNSFLGFTAGAAAGIIFFLGLWLTVKQSVSKKSGKSLFVISFVIRFLLVAVFFYLSYSFGSAVSLIAGLTGFLTARIVVTKHVKQASRKEETGV; translated from the coding sequence ATGAGTATCATGAATATGTTCGTCAACAGTTTTCTCGGATTCACCGCCGGCGCTGCGGCAGGAATCATTTTTTTTCTTGGCTTATGGTTGACCGTAAAACAAAGCGTTTCGAAAAAATCCGGTAAATCCCTGTTTGTCATCAGCTTCGTTATCAGGTTCCTTCTTGTCGCGGTCTTTTTTTATCTGAGTTATTCTTTCGGTTCGGCTGTTTCCCTGATAGCCGGATTAACCGGATTTTTGACCGCTCGCATCGTCGTCACAAAACACGTGAAGCAGGCCTCGAGAAAGGAAGAAACGGGCGTATGA
- a CDS encoding F0F1 ATP synthase subunit beta — protein sequence MKDKSLKALQYKGKIRAVKGSVVDVEFRDYAPSLRELLVTGSDNDVMLEVQVQTDATISRCIAFHPTQGLKRGMDVQATGRSISVPAGNVLKGRMIDVFGNAIDKKGPIPETIRTGIYPSALHIEDTRPQSAIFETGIKAIDVLSPLELGGKTGLFGGAGVGKTILIMELINNMASGHEGISVFCGIGERCREGEELYRETGEAGVLDNAVLVFGQMNEQPGVRFRVGHTALTVAEYFRDKENKNVLLLIDNIYRFVQAGSEVSGLLGKIPSRVGYQPTLGTELAELEERIKSTERGSITSVQAVYVPADDFTDPAAVHTFSHLSSFLVLSRKKASEGLYPAVNPLQSGSSMVVPHIVGQRHYTIARAVRKTLVEYAELKDIIAMLGMDELSEHDRRTVKKARQIERFLTQPFSTTEQFTNHKGRYVSLRDALTGCEKILDETFLDYPESALYMIGTIDEIRKDS from the coding sequence ATGAAAGACAAATCGCTTAAGGCATTGCAGTATAAAGGGAAAATACGCGCCGTAAAGGGAAGCGTGGTCGATGTCGAATTCCGGGACTACGCGCCATCCCTGAGAGAATTGCTTGTCACCGGCAGCGACAACGACGTCATGCTCGAAGTTCAGGTTCAGACGGATGCCACGATTTCCCGGTGCATTGCTTTTCATCCGACACAGGGGCTGAAAAGGGGAATGGACGTTCAAGCGACCGGAAGGTCTATCAGCGTCCCCGCCGGGAATGTACTGAAAGGGAGAATGATCGATGTATTCGGAAATGCCATTGATAAAAAAGGACCGATTCCGGAAACGATACGAACGGGAATATACCCCTCGGCATTACATATCGAAGACACAAGACCGCAGTCGGCCATATTCGAAACGGGGATCAAGGCGATCGACGTGCTGTCGCCTCTTGAACTGGGCGGCAAAACCGGATTATTCGGCGGGGCCGGAGTCGGGAAGACAATCCTCATTATGGAGTTGATCAATAACATGGCAAGCGGCCATGAAGGGATTAGCGTCTTCTGCGGCATTGGTGAACGGTGCAGGGAGGGAGAGGAGTTGTACAGGGAAACAGGGGAAGCGGGCGTACTCGATAATGCTGTCCTTGTCTTTGGACAAATGAACGAGCAGCCGGGAGTCCGTTTCAGGGTCGGCCATACCGCCCTGACCGTCGCCGAGTATTTCCGTGACAAAGAAAACAAAAACGTGTTGCTTCTGATCGACAATATTTACAGATTTGTCCAGGCGGGTTCGGAGGTCTCCGGTCTTCTCGGGAAGATTCCCTCGCGTGTCGGTTATCAGCCGACTCTCGGGACGGAACTCGCGGAACTCGAAGAACGGATCAAATCGACCGAACGAGGTTCGATCACCTCCGTGCAGGCCGTCTACGTACCCGCAGACGATTTTACCGATCCGGCCGCCGTTCATACGTTTTCCCACCTGTCTTCCTTTCTCGTTCTTTCGAGAAAAAAAGCGTCCGAAGGTCTCTACCCCGCGGTCAATCCGCTTCAATCGGGTTCCTCCATGGTCGTCCCGCACATCGTCGGACAAAGGCATTATACAATAGCGCGGGCGGTTCGGAAGACACTGGTTGAATACGCGGAATTGAAGGACATTATCGCCATGCTTGGAATGGATGAACTGTCCGAACATGACCGGCGAACGGTGAAAAAGGCGAGACAAATCGAACGTTTTCTTACACAGCCGTTTTCAACCACAGAACAATTCACAAACCACAAAGGCAGATATGTTTCACTCCGTGACGCATTAACGGGCTGTGAAAAGATTCTCGATGAAACCTTTCTCGATTATCCCGAAAGCGCGTTGTACATGATCGGTACGATAGATGAAATCCGCAAGGACTCCTGA
- a CDS encoding radical SAM protein — MKNEKRIVLVFPPKVHPTYIPFGITSIAAYLNRHVPCIEPVVLDLNIEVWNHYAHTTNDVYDFRSILLHRDEAFFNETDYRTRIHPFIHRVSKECGRLLLDAADYCDTGRESEEFKAVTERHLKQIAGCKPRFVGFSVMYYSQLIYSIALAKKIRTLNTNGDPGIIMGGAAMSALSSDDILLACNWIDVVFTGEAEIGIAAYCQNRPLATIPGIVYRAEGRIIRSSYQVTLSLKTLPVQDFSGLIHTGGYANPVPVLPVQLSRSCRWRKCRFCAHNHSFSGYRIKDIGNFTGELESHIEKNGARHFYFTDQYIDTHDLHRLADALLYKNLPIFFHFMGRPSADYSYDLFQKLYRAGCRWISWGVESGSQRLLDTANKGTSARHIAAVLQQSHEAGINNLCMMIFGLPGGTDEDLELTFEFIGRAAPYTDRFTESGFVLYKNTPFAANARAYGLIIDGREVLCAVSGRTIRSNRLFYREVSRTGVPRKPRTHHELSLWETRKKWMPAPSIYEILPAEHYLLYASRSRGYSLDQVILDNQVHQTRLRSIAEYGASVSSDCG, encoded by the coding sequence ATGAAGAATGAAAAACGAATCGTCCTGGTATTCCCTCCGAAAGTGCATCCGACATACATACCGTTTGGGATAACATCGATTGCCGCATATCTGAATCGGCATGTCCCTTGTATAGAACCGGTAGTTCTCGATCTCAATATCGAAGTCTGGAATCATTACGCGCACACAACGAACGATGTTTATGATTTCAGGTCGATACTTTTGCATCGTGATGAAGCTTTTTTCAATGAAACCGATTATAGAACCCGGATCCATCCGTTTATTCATCGTGTATCGAAAGAATGCGGTCGACTTCTCCTGGATGCAGCTGATTATTGCGATACGGGCCGTGAGTCGGAAGAATTTAAAGCGGTCACCGAAAGGCACCTGAAACAAATCGCCGGCTGTAAACCGAGGTTTGTCGGGTTTTCCGTCATGTATTATTCACAGCTTATCTATTCAATTGCCCTTGCAAAAAAAATAAGAACCCTCAATACAAACGGGGACCCCGGAATTATCATGGGCGGCGCCGCGATGTCGGCGCTTTCAAGCGATGACATCCTGTTGGCCTGCAACTGGATAGATGTCGTATTTACCGGTGAAGCGGAGATCGGGATCGCCGCATATTGTCAAAACAGGCCACTTGCGACGATTCCCGGTATCGTTTACCGGGCGGAAGGCAGGATCATCCGTTCTTCATACCAGGTAACACTCAGTCTGAAAACACTACCGGTTCAGGATTTCAGCGGATTGATACATACCGGAGGCTACGCCAATCCTGTTCCGGTTTTGCCCGTGCAATTATCGCGGTCGTGCAGATGGCGAAAATGCCGGTTTTGCGCCCATAATCATTCTTTCTCTGGTTATCGGATAAAGGATATCGGTAATTTTACGGGCGAACTGGAATCCCATATCGAAAAAAACGGGGCACGCCATTTTTATTTCACCGATCAGTATATCGATACGCATGATCTTCACCGTCTCGCAGACGCTTTGCTATATAAAAACCTGCCGATTTTTTTTCATTTCATGGGACGGCCTTCTGCGGATTATTCATACGACCTTTTTCAAAAACTATATCGGGCAGGCTGCCGCTGGATAAGCTGGGGAGTCGAAAGCGGTTCCCAAAGACTGCTTGATACGGCAAACAAGGGAACGTCCGCACGCCATATCGCCGCCGTGTTGCAGCAATCCCACGAGGCGGGGATCAACAATCTCTGCATGATGATTTTCGGTCTTCCCGGCGGCACCGACGAAGATCTCGAACTTACTTTCGAATTTATCGGTCGCGCGGCGCCGTATACGGACAGGTTCACCGAAAGCGGATTCGTTCTCTATAAAAACACCCCCTTTGCCGCAAACGCGCGCGCTTACGGGTTGATCATCGATGGGCGGGAAGTACTTTGTGCGGTTTCAGGACGCACGATCAGGTCGAACAGGCTGTTTTACAGGGAAGTATCCCGAACGGGTGTTCCGCGAAAGCCGCGAACGCACCATGAACTCTCCCTCTGGGAAACGCGCAAAAAATGGATGCCGGCCCCGTCGATATACGAGATACTCCCCGCCGAACATTACCTTCTTTATGCCTCACGTTCGCGGGGATATTCCCTGGATCAGGTCATCCTCGATAATCAGGTGCATCAAACCCGTTTGAGAAGCATCGCCGAGTACGGGGCGAGTGTCAGTTCGGATTGCGGATGA
- a CDS encoding F0F1 ATP synthase subunit A gives MSDTTINLTPDSIVFCRIGPFTISGTIVFSWIVMGIIVVVSILATMRLKRGPDISRRQALLEAIVGMIRDQITTIMHVKTDDYIAFPGTLFLFISISNLLDFIPGYSAPTASLYTTGALAVCVFFAVPYYGIRSGGFSVYFKKYITPNPLMLPFNIISEISRTLSLAIRLFGNVMSGSLVAGILLSVAPLFVPVIMQALGLLIGQIQAYIFAVLATVYIASAVRAHNDKINKNMKGDTHE, from the coding sequence ATGAGCGATACGACTATAAACCTCACACCCGATTCGATCGTCTTTTGCCGTATCGGTCCTTTCACGATTTCGGGTACGATCGTGTTCTCATGGATCGTGATGGGCATTATCGTGGTCGTTTCGATTTTAGCGACGATGAGGCTCAAACGGGGACCCGATATTTCACGCCGTCAGGCGCTCCTCGAAGCCATCGTCGGTATGATCAGGGATCAGATCACAACCATCATGCACGTAAAGACGGATGACTATATCGCCTTTCCCGGCACATTGTTTCTGTTTATATCGATTTCGAATCTGCTTGATTTCATCCCCGGCTATTCGGCCCCGACCGCTTCTCTCTATACGACCGGCGCTCTCGCGGTGTGTGTGTTTTTCGCGGTTCCTTATTACGGCATACGGAGCGGCGGGTTTTCCGTTTATTTCAAAAAATACATAACACCGAATCCCCTCATGCTGCCGTTCAACATCATCAGCGAAATATCGCGGACATTGTCTCTGGCGATTCGACTCTTCGGCAATGTGATGAGCGGAAGTCTCGTCGCCGGAATACTGCTTTCCGTCGCTCCGCTTTTCGTTCCGGTTATCATGCAGGCATTGGGGCTTTTGATCGGGCAGATTCAGGCATATATTTTCGCGGTGCTGGCAACGGTGTATATTGCTTCGGCCGTTCGCGCGCACAACGACAAAATAAACAAAAACATGAAAGGAGATACACATGAGTGA
- a CDS encoding F0F1 ATP synthase subunit alpha: protein MEKPMTQEMNNTMSIIDGALTGHTPRLGKEETGTVTAMGGGIVHADGLPGASYLEVMEFPDGSLGMVFNLEPEDTAIVLFDNNPGFRIGDRVKRTGRLLDVPVGGGLLGRVIDPLGRPRDGKGVIRASERIPVERTAPPIMERLPVTVPLQTGIAVIDALIPIGRGQRQLILGDRQTGKTAIALDTIINQKDTGVVSVYCAIRQRSAAVSGVIKDLENHDVMDRSIVVVSTGDDTPGLSFAAPYAAASIAEYFMHRGRDVLVVYDDLTKHSRAYREISLLLRRPPAREAYPGDIFYIHSRLLERSTHLKKELGGGSMTALPICETQAENISAYIPTNLISITDGQIYHSPSLFQEGVLPAVDIGKSVSRVGGKTQLRAYRHVAGDLRLAYSQFMELESFSRFGTRLDEKTMKTLEHGKRVREILKQDRYSPLSVTQQIIILLAVKENMLDDIPLTDIREVKTEITGMARDEFGSLDEVFNRGSDLMEDMEKKIIDAIRYLLENFQTKGGHGTDPGD, encoded by the coding sequence ATGGAAAAACCGATGACGCAGGAAATGAATAACACGATGTCCATCATCGACGGCGCCCTTACCGGGCATACGCCGCGACTCGGGAAAGAGGAGACGGGAACGGTGACCGCCATGGGCGGCGGTATCGTGCATGCGGACGGCCTGCCCGGTGCATCCTATCTAGAGGTCATGGAGTTTCCCGACGGCAGTCTCGGCATGGTTTTCAATCTCGAACCCGAAGATACGGCGATCGTCCTCTTCGACAACAACCCCGGTTTCCGTATCGGCGACAGGGTCAAGAGGACGGGGCGCCTGCTGGACGTTCCCGTCGGCGGGGGTCTTCTCGGGAGGGTGATCGATCCGCTCGGCCGTCCTCGCGACGGAAAAGGCGTAATCCGCGCTTCCGAACGGATTCCCGTCGAACGGACCGCCCCGCCGATCATGGAACGTCTGCCGGTCACGGTCCCGCTTCAGACGGGAATCGCCGTCATCGATGCCCTTATCCCGATCGGCCGCGGGCAGCGGCAGCTCATACTGGGCGACCGCCAGACAGGTAAAACGGCGATCGCCCTGGATACGATCATCAACCAGAAAGACACGGGTGTCGTGTCCGTTTACTGCGCCATACGGCAGCGAAGCGCGGCCGTAAGCGGGGTTATCAAGGACCTCGAAAACCATGACGTGATGGACCGGTCGATCGTTGTCGTATCCACAGGCGACGATACGCCCGGATTGAGCTTTGCCGCCCCTTACGCGGCGGCGAGTATCGCCGAGTATTTCATGCACCGGGGACGGGATGTTCTCGTCGTTTACGACGATCTCACCAAACATTCGAGGGCCTACAGGGAAATATCCCTGCTGCTTCGCAGGCCGCCCGCGCGCGAAGCCTACCCCGGGGATATCTTCTATATCCATTCACGGCTGCTCGAACGATCGACCCACCTCAAAAAGGAACTCGGCGGCGGTTCGATGACGGCCCTTCCGATATGCGAAACCCAGGCTGAAAACATATCCGCCTATATACCGACAAATCTCATATCCATTACCGACGGACAGATATACCATTCACCGTCATTGTTTCAGGAAGGGGTCCTGCCGGCCGTCGACATAGGAAAGTCCGTTTCCAGGGTCGGAGGGAAAACGCAGCTTCGGGCGTACCGGCATGTAGCGGGAGATCTCCGCCTCGCCTATTCACAGTTTATGGAACTGGAAAGCTTCTCCCGTTTCGGAACACGACTCGACGAGAAAACCATGAAAACGCTGGAACACGGGAAACGCGTACGGGAAATATTGAAACAGGACCGGTATAGTCCGCTTTCGGTTACCCAGCAAATCATAATACTCCTCGCCGTCAAGGAAAACATGCTCGATGATATTCCACTTACAGACATCAGGGAAGTGAAAACGGAGATAACCGGGATGGCGCGCGACGAATTCGGCAGTCTCGATGAGGTCTTCAATCGGGGAAGCGATCTGATGGAGGACATGGAGAAAAAAATCATCGATGCGATACGGTATCTGCTTGAAAACTTTCAAACGAAAGGCGGTCATGGAACAGATCCAGGGGATTAA
- a CDS encoding cation-transporting P-type ATPase → MEENKNHITSYYNMDTPWSLHVRSVLQKLQTDPSKGLNRKAVASRTRLFGPNSMKTKQKTPAAAVFINQFKSIIMLILMTASLLAFMFTHWTDGVAIIIAIFLNAGIGFFMELKAVRTMERLQHLDKRKTTVLRGGKTVSVASVKVVPGDIVLVESGQGIPADMRLMESNNITVNESALTGESRPVLKTADTLQETTILADRKNMLYKGTSVEAGSGKAVVTGTGEETELGGIARMVEEAETEKDLLEERIRRLGQKLIWLILAIVGVSGVSGILMQRDMLLMIKLMIALAVAAVPEGLPIVESLALARGMQRMAKRQALVRRLSAVQTLGSVTTIFTDKTGTLTENRMTVTRIIVPGQTFFIKGDRFNGEDGNDVSAGRDFPSLLRRLLETAVLCNNAVLPDKEEPETGAVGDPTEIGLLEAGKKADIERPSLLEKSPEVREVAFDPELKMMATIHGSEEKFFTAVKGAPVAVLPACTRYSDVDGMHELTSELRKEWLDKNERFAAEGLRVLAAAGKESGGAFEAPYEGLVFYGLLCMIDPPREEIRSAVRQCRNAGIRVVMVTGDQEHTARYIAKTLELTDGDIKVMTGKELENEEGNGGFPSAGEISRTSVFARITPAQKLDIVSRFQKSGEIVAMTGDGVNDAPALKKADIGIAMGKRGKQSARDASDIILLDDSFNSIVYAVKYGRSVFNNIRMFVIYLISGNLGEIMLVTLASLLGLPIPLLPLQILYLNMINDVFPALALGLTGEDEKIMGVPPRDTNEAILTKRSWIHLLVFGFIIFAAVFGVYAVVHFIFGMDHAHSNTVAFLSIAFARLWHVFNMRDEDTTLRDNRIVKNSFVWCAITLCVALILFAVFVPGLCAFLGLQALPPAGWAIAVTASIIPFFAGQTLLWIRGYLKRKKKAG, encoded by the coding sequence ATGGAAGAAAATAAGAATCATATAACATCGTATTACAATATGGATACGCCGTGGAGCCTTCACGTCAGGTCGGTGCTGCAAAAGTTACAGACCGATCCCTCCAAAGGATTGAACAGGAAGGCGGTTGCTTCGCGAACGCGCCTTTTTGGTCCGAACAGTATGAAGACGAAACAAAAGACGCCCGCAGCCGCTGTTTTTATCAATCAATTCAAGAGTATTATCATGCTTATATTGATGACGGCCTCCCTTCTGGCATTCATGTTTACCCATTGGACGGACGGGGTTGCCATCATCATCGCGATATTTCTGAACGCGGGAATCGGCTTTTTCATGGAATTGAAGGCCGTGAGAACAATGGAAAGATTGCAGCACCTCGATAAACGTAAAACGACGGTTCTCCGCGGAGGGAAGACGGTATCTGTTGCATCCGTGAAGGTGGTACCCGGCGATATCGTCCTCGTCGAAAGCGGACAGGGGATTCCCGCCGATATGCGGCTGATGGAATCGAATAATATAACGGTGAACGAATCGGCGCTGACGGGGGAGTCCCGCCCTGTCCTGAAAACGGCCGATACCCTTCAGGAAACAACGATTCTGGCGGACAGAAAGAATATGCTTTATAAAGGGACGTCCGTCGAGGCCGGCAGCGGCAAGGCAGTCGTGACCGGAACGGGAGAAGAAACGGAGTTGGGCGGGATAGCCCGCATGGTGGAAGAGGCGGAAACGGAGAAAGATCTTCTTGAAGAACGGATAAGGCGCCTTGGTCAAAAACTCATATGGCTGATTCTCGCTATCGTGGGGGTAAGCGGCGTGTCGGGAATTCTCATGCAGCGGGACATGCTGCTGATGATAAAGCTGATGATCGCCCTCGCCGTCGCGGCCGTCCCGGAAGGTTTGCCGATCGTCGAGTCCCTCGCCCTCGCCAGGGGGATGCAGCGCATGGCTAAGCGGCAGGCACTCGTCAGGCGGTTATCAGCCGTTCAGACTCTCGGTTCGGTCACCACGATTTTCACCGACAAGACGGGAACGCTTACGGAAAACAGAATGACGGTAACCAGAATCATTGTTCCGGGGCAGACTTTTTTTATAAAGGGAGACCGGTTCAACGGCGAAGACGGGAACGATGTATCGGCCGGCAGGGACTTTCCGTCACTCCTTCGCAGACTTCTCGAGACGGCGGTCCTCTGCAATAACGCAGTGCTGCCGGATAAAGAAGAACCGGAGACAGGGGCCGTCGGCGATCCGACCGAGATCGGTCTCCTTGAAGCCGGCAAAAAGGCGGATATCGAAAGGCCGTCACTGCTTGAAAAAAGTCCTGAAGTGAGGGAAGTCGCTTTCGATCCGGAATTGAAAATGATGGCGACGATACATGGATCGGAAGAAAAATTTTTTACCGCGGTAAAAGGCGCCCCCGTCGCCGTTTTGCCCGCATGTACGCGTTATTCGGACGTGGACGGGATGCATGAGTTGACCAGTGAATTGAGGAAAGAATGGCTTGATAAAAACGAACGGTTTGCCGCTGAGGGACTTCGGGTGCTTGCCGCAGCCGGAAAGGAAAGCGGGGGGGCTTTTGAAGCCCCGTATGAGGGTCTGGTCTTCTACGGGCTTTTGTGCATGATCGATCCACCGCGGGAGGAAATCAGGTCCGCTGTCCGGCAATGCCGGAATGCGGGAATCAGGGTGGTGATGGTCACGGGAGATCAGGAACACACCGCCCGCTACATCGCGAAAACCCTGGAATTGACTGACGGGGATATAAAGGTCATGACGGGAAAGGAACTCGAAAACGAAGAAGGCAACGGAGGGTTCCCGTCGGCCGGGGAAATAAGCCGGACCTCCGTGTTCGCCCGGATTACACCGGCGCAAAAGCTTGACATCGTATCACGTTTTCAGAAATCGGGTGAAATCGTCGCCATGACCGGGGACGGTGTGAATGACGCGCCCGCATTGAAAAAAGCGGATATCGGTATTGCCATGGGTAAACGGGGAAAACAAAGCGCCAGGGACGCATCCGATATTATTCTCCTGGATGATTCGTTCAACAGTATCGTCTATGCCGTAAAATACGGCCGTAGTGTTTTCAACAATATCCGGATGTTCGTTATTTATCTCATATCCGGCAATCTCGGAGAAATCATGCTAGTGACCCTGGCGTCGCTTCTCGGACTTCCGATACCGCTGCTGCCCCTTCAGATATTGTATCTCAACATGATTAATGACGTTTTTCCGGCGCTTGCTTTGGGATTGACCGGCGAAGACGAGAAAATAATGGGAGTCCCGCCGCGGGACACGAATGAAGCGATTTTAACGAAACGCAGCTGGATTCACCTTCTCGTTTTTGGATTCATTATTTTCGCCGCCGTATTCGGGGTATACGCAGTCGTACATTTTATATTCGGCATGGATCACGCTCACAGCAACACGGTGGCGTTTTTATCGATCGCATTTGCACGGTTATGGCATGTCTTTAATATGAGGGACGAGGATACGACATTGCGCGACAACCGGATCGTGAAAAACAGTTTCGTCTGGTGCGCCATTACCCTGTGTGTCGCGCTGATTCTGTTCGCCGTTTTTGTTCCCGGACTCTGCGCTTTTCTCGGATTACAGGCATTACCGCCTGCAGGGTGGGCAATCGCCGTTACCGCGAGTATCATCCCCTTTTTCGCGGGACAGACGCTTCTCTGGATACGGGGATATCTGAAACGAAAAAAGAAAGCGGGATGA
- a CDS encoding AtpZ/AtpI family protein has product MTKNKGDLNKEYNRSVLETIRNRKKRKEYARRHRPDHIWFGLGMFGLIGWSVAVPTIVLTLAGIWIDASFKSRFSWTLMMITAGIILGCLNAWFWIKKEEEAIRRERDLPDDTAKKNGEE; this is encoded by the coding sequence ATGACAAAGAATAAAGGCGATTTGAATAAAGAATACAACAGGTCGGTACTCGAAACAATACGAAACAGGAAAAAAAGAAAAGAATACGCGCGCAGGCACCGGCCCGATCATATATGGTTCGGCCTGGGTATGTTCGGATTAATCGGATGGTCTGTCGCCGTCCCGACAATCGTTCTGACATTGGCCGGTATATGGATCGATGCAAGCTTCAAATCACGATTTTCATGGACGCTGATGATGATCACAGCGGGAATCATTCTGGGATGCCTTAATGCCTGGTTCTGGATTAAAAAGGAAGAAGAAGCGATCCGGAGGGAAAGAGACCTCCCGGACGACACGGCGAAAAAAAACGGGGAGGAATAA
- a CDS encoding glutathione peroxidase produces MEHTIYDFTVTDIDGNDVSLERFKGSVLLIVNVASKCGFTPQYEGLQNIYEHYRERGLYILGFPANNFLRQEPGSNEEIKQFCSLTYNVGFPMFQKISVKGKDIAPLYGFLTGKKTNPRFHGSIKWNFTKFLVDRKGTVIGRFEPKTKPDDEAVTKRIEAALGE; encoded by the coding sequence ATGGAACATACGATATATGATTTTACGGTTACCGACATCGACGGCAACGACGTGTCGCTTGAGCGTTTTAAAGGAAGCGTGCTGCTTATCGTCAATGTCGCAAGCAAGTGCGGTTTCACGCCCCAATACGAAGGACTTCAAAACATATACGAACACTACCGGGAGAGAGGATTATATATCCTCGGGTTTCCCGCGAATAATTTTCTCCGGCAGGAGCCCGGCAGTAACGAAGAAATCAAACAGTTTTGTTCGCTGACCTACAATGTCGGTTTTCCAATGTTTCAAAAGATATCGGTAAAAGGAAAGGATATCGCTCCATTGTACGGGTTTTTGACGGGAAAAAAAACCAATCCCCGTTTTCACGGTTCGATCAAATGGAACTTCACGAAGTTTCTTGTTGACAGAAAGGGCACGGTCATAGGCCGTTTCGAACCGAAAACAAAACCGGATGATGAGGCGGTAACGAAGCGTATTGAAGCGGCGTTGGGCGAATGA